In one window of Nicotiana tabacum cultivar K326 chromosome 12, ASM71507v2, whole genome shotgun sequence DNA:
- the LOC107803034 gene encoding CO(2)-response secreted protease produces the protein MKGIVLFFCLYLFLVSFLRESNAVSLVQNNGVYIVYMGAPDASNDGIKNNQADLMSSLIRRKKDAIVHSYKNGFSGFAARLSEAEAKSIAQKPGVISVFPDPILNLHTTRSWDFLQYQTDVEISSGPIYGSGSSPNGADTIIGILDTGIWPESESFSDNDMSAVPSRWKGTCMESHDFSSSKCNKKLVGARFYDDSGEDDRKPFGSVRDQNGHGTHVASTAAGNPISGASYYGLAAGTAKGGSPGSRIAMYRVCTSDGCRGSAIMKAFDDAIADGVDVLSLSLGSSSGLEPEFSNDPIAIGAFHAVEKGILVVCSAGNDGPSAKSVVNVAPWILTVAATTIDRDFETDIVLGGNKLIKGGGISFGNLTNSAVYPLISGDLAKSEENDVSEKNARSCVPDSLDEKKVKGKIVLCHNRDEGYSPSDKLEEVKSKGGIGFILVDDNARTVAPKFKSFAAAVVTEKDGNEIFSYINSTRNPVASILPTVSKTKYKPAPVVAYFSSRGPAYNTHNLLKPDITAPGVAILAAWPGNDTKEAVLGQEPPLFNILSGTSMSCPHVSGIVAIVKAQNPSWSPSAIKSAIMTTAIQTSNLKAPITTNSGSIATPYDIGAGEASPSGAINPGLVYETYAADYLQFLCSIGYDTLKIKLISKTVPDDFSCPTNSSSESISKMNYPSIAVSNIKENETKKVTRMITNVAEEEATYTAIIKAPTGLEVQVIPNKLVFTNNSKKLNYEVSFKSSSKPVGDLFGSITWTNGKYKVRSPFVVTTYL, from the exons ATGAAAGGCATTGTTCTATTTTTCTGCCTCTATCTATTCCTTGTCTCTTTTCTTAGAGAATCCAATGCAGTTTCTCTAGTACAAAACAATGGCGTATATATTGTTTACATGGGTGCTCCTGATGCATCAAACGATGGCATTAAAAATAATCAAGCAGACCTTATGAGCTCTTTAATCAGAAG GAAAAAAGATGCTATTGTACACAGCTACAAGAATGGTTTCTCAGGATTTGCTGCGCGTTTATCAGAAGCTGAGGCGAAGTCCATTGCTCAAAAACCTGGAGTCATCTCTGTATTCCCTGATCCAATATTGAATCTCCACACAACACGTTCATGGGATTTCTTGCAATATCAAACTGATGTAGAAATTAGTTCTGGTCCAATTTATGGTTCTGGTTCATCACCAAATGGAGCTGACACCATAATTGGAATCTTGGATACAG GAATATGGCCTGAATCAGAGAGTTTTAGTGACAACGATATGAGTGCAGTCCCCTCTCGGTGGAAAGGAACTTGCATGGAAAGTCATGATTTCAGCTCTTCCAAATGCAACAA GAAGCTAGTTGGTGCAAGATTTTATGATGACTCTGGTGAGGACGACAGAAAACCTTTTGGCTCAGTTAGGGACCAAAACGGACATGGAACTCATGTTGCATCTACAGCAGCTGGGAATCCAATTTCAGGAGCATCTTATTATGGCCTAGCGGCTGGGACTGCGAAGGGTGGTTCCCCGGGTTCGAGGATAGCCATGTATCGTGTCTGCACGAGTGATGGATGTCGCGGATCAGCTATaatgaaagcatttgatgatgCCATTGCGGATGGAGTTGATGTTTTATCGCTATCACTTGGTTCATCATCTGGACTTGAACCTGAATTTTCGAATGATCCTATTGCTATTGGAGCATTTCATGCTGTTGAAAAGGGAATTCTTGTTGTCTGTTCTGCTGGAAATGATGGACCTAGCGCGAAAAGTGTTGTCAATGTTGCTCCTTGGATTCTCACAGTTGCAGCTACTACCATTGACCGTGACTTCGAAACTGATATTGTCTTAGGTGGGAACAAGTTAATTAAG GGAGGGGGCATAAGTTTTGGTAATTTGACAAATTCTGCAGTATACCCGTTGATTAGTGGTGATTTAGCCAAATCAGAAGAAAATGATGTTTCTGAGAAAAATGCAAG GAGTTGTGTACCGGATTCTTTAGATGAAAAGAAAGTCAAGGGGAAAATTGTTCTTTGTCATAATCGCGACGAAGGATATTCACCTAGTGATAAGCTAGAAGAAGTGAAGAGCAAAGGTGGCATTGGATTTATACTAGTAGATGATAATGCAAGAACAGTAGCacccaaattcaaatcctttgccgcggctgtagtaactgaaaAAGATGGCAATGAGATCTTCTCCTACATTAACTCAACAAG GAATCCAGTTGCATCAATTCTACCAACTGTTTCAAAAACCAAGTACAAACCAGCTCCTGTTGTGGCTTACTTCTCATCAAGGGGTCCTGCATACAACACTCATAACCTCCTCAAA CCAGATATTACAGCACCAGGGGTTGCCATTCTCGCGGCGTGGCCTGGAAACGACACAAAAGAGGCTGTCTTAGGACAGGAACCACCACTTTTCAACATACTCTCAGGGACTTCCATGTCCTGTCCTCATGTTTCTGGTATTGTCGCGATTGTCAAGGCGCAAAATCCTTCTTGGAGTCCTTCAGCAATCAAATCAGCTATTATGACCACAG CTATACAGACTAGCAATTTGAAGGCTCCAATAACAACAAATTCTGGATCCATTGCAACACCATATGACATTGGAGCCGGAGAAGCAAGCCCTTCCGGGGCAATTAATCCAGGATTGGTCTACGAGACTTATGCTGCAGACTATTTGCAGTTTCTATGCTCAATTGGCTATGACACATTAAAGATAAAACTCATCTCAAAAACAGTTCCTGATGATTTTTCATGTCCCACCAACTCAAGTTCAGAATCAATCTCAAAAATGAATTACCCATCCATAGCTGTTTCAAATATCAAAGAAAATGAAACCAAGAAAGTAACCAGAATGATTACTAAtgttgcagaagaagaagcaacatACACTGCAATTATAAAGGCGCCAACTGGATTGGAAGTCCAAGTGATTCCAAATAAATTGGTATTTACAAATAATAGCAAGAAGTTGAACTATGAAGTGTCTTTCAAATCTTCATCTAAACCAGTGGGAGACTTGTTTGGATCAATTACATGGACAAATGGTAAATACAAAGTTCGAAGTCCATTCGTTGTAACGACTTACTTATAA
- the LOC107803030 gene encoding GDSL esterase/lipase EXL3-like produces the protein MFFLPTQRIMKFLSFKIYSFLVLSSTCYVPLRCNVQAVIRVPLNKYIPAVIFFGDSNVDTGNNNGLKTIVEANFLPYGQDFMGGKPTGRFNNGKAPPDLLVEELGIKELLSAYLDPNLQVEDLITGVNFASGRAGYDPLTSEILKVVSLSGQLEMFKEYIIKLKEIVGEDRKNEILANSLFILVIGSNDITNTYFSSITLQLNLNSCELDVCHQKEH, from the exons ATGTTTTTTCTTCCAACTCAGAGAATAATGAAGTTCCTCTCTTTCAAAATATACTCTTTTCTTGTGTTGTCAAGCACTTGTTATGTACCTCTAAGGTGCAATGTCCAGGCCGTTATAAGGGTACCGCTTAATAAGTATATTCCAGCAGTGATATTTTTCGGAGATTCTAACGTTGATACAGGTAATAATAATGGCCTCAAAACCATAGTTGAGGCTAATTTTCTTCCTTATGGTCAGGATTTCATGGGAGGAAAACCAACCGGAAGGTTTAATAATGGAAAAGCTCCACCAGACTTGCTTG TGGAAGAATTGGGAATAAAAGAGCTTTTATCAGCATATCTTGATCCAAATTTACAAGTAGAAGACCTCATCACAGGAGTTAACTTTGCTTCAGGTCGTGCAGGATATGATCCTCTAACATCTGAAATCCTG AAAGTTGTATCATTGTCTGGTCAGTTGGAAATGTTCAAAGAGTACATAATAAAGCTTAAAGAGATAGTAGGAGAGGATAGAAAGAATGAGATCTTGGCCAACAGCCTATTCATATTGGTCATAGGAAGCAATGACATTACCAACACATACTTTA GTAGTATAACATTGCAACTCAATCTGAATTCATGCGAGTTGGATGTGTGCCATCAAAAAGAACATTGA
- the LOC107765851 gene encoding GDSL esterase/lipase EXL3-like → MKLLSFKIYSFLVCYSLLLCYVKAVTRIPYNESIPAVIVFGDSIVDTGNNNGLKTVSKVNYPPYGQDFMGGKPTGRFSNGKVPADLIVEEVGIKELLPAYLDPTLQPVDLITGVNFASGGAGYDPLTSELAKVISLSRQLEMFKEYILKLREIVGEDRKNEILANSLFILVTGTNDIINTYFNTPLRKSYYDVSSYADLLVRSASSFVQDLYGLGARRIGVFGIPPIGCLPSQRTLRGGEERECVDYLNQAAQLFNSKLAAELSSLGNKFPDSRMVYVDVYNLPLDVIYNPQKYGFKISDKGCCGTGKIEVAELCTFTCSSDSDYVFWDSFHLTEKAYRQLVHQILAQHLSSFF, encoded by the exons ATGAAGCTCCTCTCTTTTAAAATAtactcttttcttgtttgttaTTCACTTCTGCTGTGTTATGTCAAAGCAGTTACAAGGATACCATATAATGAGTCTATTCCAGCAGTGATAGTTTTCGGAGACTCCATTGTCGATACAGGTAACAATAATGGCCTTAAAACTGTATCTAAGGTTAATTATCCGCCGTATGGTCAGGATTTTATGGGAGGAAAACCAACAGGAAGGTTTTCTAATGGGAAAGTTCCTGCAGACTTGATTG TGGAAGAAGTGGGAATAAAAGAGCTTTTACCAGCATATCTTGATCCAACTTTACAACCAGTAGACCTCATCACTGGAGTTAACTTTGCTTCAGGTGGTGCAGGATATGATCCTCTAACATCTGAACTCGCG AAAGTTATTTCATTGTCGCGTCAGTTGGAAATGTTCAAAGAGTACATACTAAAGCTCAGAGAAATAGTTGGAGAGGATAGGAAGAATGAGATCTTGGCCAACAGTCTATTCATATTGGTCACAGGAACCAATGACATTATCAATACATACTTTAATACGCCTCTTCGGAAATCCTACTATGATGTTTCATCATATGCTGATCTTTTGGTCAGATCtgcttctagttttgtacag GATTTATATGGGCTAGGGGCACGTCGGATTGGTGTTTTTGGCATACCACCAATCGGATGTTTGCCATCTCAAAGAACATTGAGAGGAGGAGAAGAAAGGGAATGTGTTGATTATTTGAACCAAGCGGCACAACTGTTCAACAGCAAGTTGGCAGCTGAGTTAAGCTCGCTTGGAAACAAATTTCCTGATTCAAGAATGGTGTATGTAGATGTATACAATCTTCCACTTGATGTCATCTACAACCCTCAAAAATATG GATTCAAGATTTCAGACAAGGGATGCTGTGGGACGGGGAAAATAGAAGTCGCAGAGTTATGCACATTTACATGTTCCAGTGATTCTGATTATGTTTTTTGGGATAGCTTTCATCTTACAGAAAAAGCATACAGACAATTAGTTCATCAAATTCTTGCCCAACATTTAAGTAGCTTCTTCTGA